A genomic stretch from Pieris napi chromosome 18, ilPieNapi1.2, whole genome shotgun sequence includes:
- the LOC125058256 gene encoding E3 ubiquitin ligase BIG BROTHER-related-like: MSVREEDSPKTSSSGRGLGFAAAAIGVGVGVGAALYYFFGQKEPEAGSSAQWEGQQFTMEYTDDCNTSNDYITTTDTSIYETDPEESLILSESEDSVEYENMEHDSESSTHELETNDDESGSNDNESIDEESDNAEMSVQSSDLENDDQEERWSNQNTDSDTHNSSDSELVYEESENDSDFEHIQQDDFVDVSSEDSFRYSPFPQMLAIMGWQYPSVNSRSVGPLNSRSSLSSAKKREAFRERSWTLEQCSICFDVILKEQEMMALACTHRFHTKCILPWLEKQQTCPNCRKNI, encoded by the exons atgaGTGTTCGCGAGGAAGATTCTCCAAAAACAAGCAGTTCTGGTCGTGGGTTAGGTTTTGCGGCTGCAGCTATCGGAGTTGGCGTTGGCGTTGGGGCTGCCTTGTACTACTTCTTTGGTCAAAAGGAACCTGAGGCTGGTTCTTCGGCGCAGTGGGAAGGTCAGCAATT CACTATGGAATACACCGACGATTGTAACACCAGTAATGACTATATAACAACAACAGACACTAGTATTTACGAGACTGACCCCGAGGAATCCCTGATTTTATCTGAAAGCGAGGACTCTGTTGAATATGAGAATATGGAGCATGATTCTGAAAGTTCTACACATGAATTAGAAACAAATGATGATGAATCTGGATCAAATGATAATGAATCAATTGACGAGGAATCAGATAATGCCGAAATGAGTGTTCAATCTAGTGATCTAGAGAATGATGACCAGGAGGAAAGGTGGAGTAATCAAAACACAGATAGTGATACACACAACTCTAGTGATTCAGAATTAGTATATGAAGAATCTGAGAATGATTCTGACTTTGAACATATTCAGCAAGATGACTTTGTTGATGTATCATCTGAAGATTCATTTAGATATAGCCCATTTCCTCAAATGTTGGCGATTATGGGTTGGCAATATCCAAGTGTTAATAGCCGCAGTGTAGGTCCCCT aaatTCCAGATCATCTCTCTCATCAGCAAAGAAGAGGGAAGCGTT TCGTGAGAGATCATGGACCCTGGAACAGTGCTCCATATGTTTCGATGTGATCCTCAAGGAGCAAGAGATGATGGCATTGGCGTGCACGCACAGATTCCACACCAAATGCATCTTACCTTGGCTTGAGAAGCAGCAGACATGCCCGAACTGTCGCAAAAACATTTAG